From a single Granulicella aggregans genomic region:
- a CDS encoding VOC family protein has protein sequence MTGVGPGRIMQIAVTVSDLDRSVAFYRDLLGMAFLFNAGTMAFLQCGEVRLLLGTPEPGRPISNGGTILYLKSVDLDGDYVRLADAGVPSVQAPQMIAKMPDHDLWLAIVSDPDDNPVGLMQEIARSN, from the coding sequence ATGACCGGAGTTGGTCCCGGCAGGATCATGCAGATTGCGGTCACGGTGAGTGACCTGGATCGGTCGGTCGCCTTCTACCGCGACCTTCTGGGTATGGCGTTTCTCTTCAACGCCGGAACGATGGCGTTTCTGCAGTGCGGCGAAGTCCGATTGCTGCTGGGAACACCGGAGCCGGGCAGACCGATCTCGAATGGTGGAACGATTCTCTATCTCAAGTCCGTCGACCTCGATGGCGACTATGTGCGCCTTGCTGATGCGGGAGTGCCGAGCGTGCAGGCCCCGCAGATGATCGCGAAGATGCCGGACCACGATCTCTGGCTGGCGATCGTCAGCGATCCAGACGACAATCCTGTCGGACTCATGCAGGAGATCGCCCGAAGCAACTGA
- a CDS encoding TetR/AcrR family transcriptional regulator has translation MKKSLNAETDKRRVPNGLLEKCLAAYIAAGTLDLSLDQLAPEVGVSKRMLIHYFVSRENLEIAVIGLLEDRLRAQFDPASFPPGTSPQEFVGTLWSRSTAPASRGVLLLIMDVTRRGWSGSEHARAFYLEQQRMWQELLLPYFPDRAVADELLQLFQGAVLVYLVTGDAEQGSRSLRRMVQRNCVVEGSA, from the coding sequence GTGAAGAAGAGCTTGAATGCGGAGACGGACAAGCGGCGCGTTCCAAATGGCCTGCTGGAGAAGTGCCTCGCAGCGTACATCGCAGCGGGCACGCTGGACTTGAGCCTAGACCAACTCGCCCCCGAAGTAGGGGTAAGCAAGCGGATGCTCATTCACTACTTTGTAAGCCGGGAGAATCTGGAGATTGCCGTGATCGGGCTTCTTGAAGATCGGCTGCGCGCCCAGTTTGACCCAGCCTCGTTTCCTCCGGGAACGTCGCCGCAGGAGTTCGTCGGCACCTTATGGAGCCGGAGCACCGCGCCCGCGTCGCGCGGGGTTCTTCTGCTCATCATGGACGTGACGCGGCGGGGCTGGAGCGGATCGGAGCACGCCCGGGCGTTTTACTTGGAGCAGCAGCGGATGTGGCAGGAACTGCTGCTGCCATACTTTCCCGATCGAGCCGTCGCCGACGAGTTATTGCAGCTCTTTCAGGGAGCTGTGCTTGTCTACCTTGTGACCGGGGATGCCGAACAGGGAAGCCGTTCGCTGCGTCGCATGGTGCAACGGAACTGCGTTGTTGAAGGCTCGGCGTAA
- a CDS encoding DUF5367 domain-containing protein — protein sequence MKTNDTILLGVAGLAFWILGTLLYRVRGQAIFETTSLRYWLNFVLTPLISAFACVVLFRWLAIPDAQWPSAALLIAIPGMIGEAVLLSNFSRWMPRMQPATAGSYSGFLFATYALVLLVAEIASLQVAA from the coding sequence ATGAAAACGAACGACACCATCCTTCTCGGTGTAGCCGGACTTGCGTTCTGGATTCTTGGAACTCTCTTGTACCGAGTTCGGGGACAGGCCATCTTCGAGACGACAAGCCTGCGTTACTGGCTCAACTTTGTCCTGACTCCGCTGATCTCGGCCTTCGCCTGCGTAGTGCTCTTCCGGTGGCTTGCAATCCCGGACGCTCAATGGCCGTCGGCCGCGCTGCTGATCGCAATTCCAGGCATGATCGGAGAAGCGGTTCTGCTCTCAAACTTCTCCCGGTGGATGCCGCGCATGCAACCGGCAACCGCCGGAAGTTACAGCGGATTTCTCTTTGCCACCTACGCCCTGGTGCTGCTCGTGGCAGAGATCGCCAGTCTTCAGGTAGCAGCTTAG
- the prfA gene encoding peptide chain release factor 1 → MFDRLDQMEARYEDLGKQLSDPNIVSDQENYRKVSKQHRDMEPIVEKFREYRSVKNAIADAKAMLAESDPEIRAMAQEELAALEPRVGPIEEALKILLLPKDPNDEKNVILELRAGTGGDEAALFVAEVFRMYLRFAEQHRWKVEILSQTETGIGHGLKDVTAIIEGEHVYSQMKYESGVHRVQRVPATETQGRVHTSAITVAVLPEAEEVDIKIEAKDLRIDTFCSSGPGGQSVNTTYSAVRITHLPTNTVVSCQDEKSQIKNREKGMRVLRARLYEVEAERIHQEQAKDRKQQIGSGDRSEKIRTYNFPQNRLTDHRIGLTNHQLAMVMEGQLQPTIDALIAHYTAEKLKAEAVAA, encoded by the coding sequence ATGTTTGACCGTCTCGACCAGATGGAAGCCCGTTACGAAGATCTCGGCAAGCAACTCTCCGACCCTAACATCGTCAGCGACCAGGAGAACTACCGCAAGGTCTCCAAACAGCACCGCGACATGGAGCCGATCGTCGAAAAGTTCCGCGAATACCGCTCCGTGAAGAACGCGATCGCCGACGCGAAGGCGATGCTGGCCGAGAGCGATCCCGAGATTCGCGCGATGGCGCAGGAAGAACTGGCAGCCCTCGAGCCCCGCGTCGGGCCGATCGAGGAAGCTCTGAAGATTCTGCTGCTTCCAAAGGACCCGAACGACGAGAAGAACGTGATCCTGGAACTGCGCGCGGGAACGGGCGGCGACGAGGCCGCGCTGTTTGTGGCCGAGGTCTTCCGCATGTATCTCCGCTTCGCCGAGCAACATCGCTGGAAGGTCGAGATACTCTCGCAGACGGAGACCGGCATCGGGCACGGCCTTAAGGACGTGACGGCGATCATCGAAGGCGAGCATGTCTACTCGCAGATGAAGTATGAGTCGGGCGTTCATCGCGTGCAGCGCGTTCCCGCAACCGAGACCCAGGGCCGCGTGCACACCTCCGCGATCACCGTGGCCGTGCTGCCGGAGGCCGAGGAAGTCGACATCAAGATTGAGGCGAAGGACCTTCGTATCGACACTTTCTGCTCCTCGGGACCAGGTGGGCAGTCGGTGAATACGACCTACTCCGCGGTACGGATCACGCATCTGCCAACGAACACCGTCGTCAGCTGCCAGGACGAGAAGTCGCAGATCAAGAACCGCGAAAAGGGAATGCGCGTGTTGCGGGCTCGCCTGTATGAAGTCGAGGCCGAGCGCATCCACCAGGAGCAGGCGAAAGACCGCAAGCAGCAGATCGGATCGGGCGACCGCTCCGAGAAGATCCGCACCTACAACTTCCCGCAGAACCGCCTCACCGATCATCGCATCGGCCTGACCAACCATCAGCTTGCAATGGTCATGGAAGGCCAGTTGCAACCGACGATCGACGCCTTGATTGCCCACTACACGGCGGAGAAGCTGAAGGCCGAGGCAGTCGCGGCCTAA
- a CDS encoding DUF72 domain-containing protein, with translation MKISENPVQAIAPPARLFVGTSGWAYPTWKPGFYPEGLAAKKFLGYYASQVNSVEVNYTFRALPTAKMLADWLAATPEGFRFSFKAPQRITHFKRLRECEADLSQLVAALDPVRAAGKLGLLLFQLPPNFKADPERLGEFLALPIFTAAALPVAFEFRHESWFTPEVEALLHDHNAALCIAESDDLVSPEIHPAATHTSFRLRRNGGYGAAEVATFAKKFASLAESRDVYVYFKHEDEPTGALNAAALIKTLGAGN, from the coding sequence ATGAAGATCAGTGAGAATCCGGTTCAGGCGATCGCCCCGCCCGCGCGTCTGTTCGTTGGGACATCGGGATGGGCGTACCCGACCTGGAAGCCCGGATTTTATCCGGAGGGCCTGGCGGCGAAGAAGTTCCTCGGCTACTACGCGTCCCAGGTGAACTCGGTGGAGGTGAACTACACCTTCCGCGCTCTGCCCACCGCGAAGATGCTCGCCGACTGGCTGGCGGCGACGCCGGAGGGGTTTCGCTTCAGCTTCAAGGCCCCGCAGCGCATCACGCACTTCAAGCGCCTGCGCGAGTGCGAGGCCGACCTCAGCCAGTTAGTCGCAGCTTTAGATCCCGTTCGTGCCGCGGGCAAGCTAGGGCTTCTGCTCTTCCAGCTTCCACCGAACTTCAAAGCTGATCCCGAGCGTCTGGGCGAGTTCCTGGCGCTGCCCATATTCACCGCCGCTGCTCTTCCGGTCGCCTTCGAGTTTCGGCACGAGAGCTGGTTTACGCCTGAGGTAGAAGCTCTGCTGCATGACCACAACGCCGCACTTTGCATTGCAGAGAGCGACGATCTGGTCTCACCGGAGATTCATCCTGCCGCCACGCACACCAGCTTCCGGCTGCGGCGCAACGGCGGTTACGGTGCCGCGGAGGTTGCTACGTTCGCAAAGAAGTTCGCCTCGCTTGCGGAATCACGCGACGTCTACGTTTATTTCAAACACGAGGACGAGCCGACGGGGGCGCTGAATGCGGCTGCTCTCATCAAGACGTTAGGTGCCGGAAATTGA
- a CDS encoding YheT family hydrolase translates to MAASTSVAAALDATFRPRRFLRNGHLQTIVGNFLRRVDALPPPVPFLVEVAPAQGSEPASQVLCHCHFQAAEVRAERPTAIIVHGLEGSSNSQYVIGNANKLWRAGCNIIRMNMRNCGGTERLSPTLYHSGFSGDVDAVMRFFLAREGFTSMALIGYSMGGNLVLKLAGDLGANAPPALKSVIGVSPAIDLGPSADALHEPLNRVYEMKFLRSLVARYRRKADMFPAIYDASRADGLRSLRDFDERVTAFYAGFTGADDYYYRAASARVIDRIAVPALVLHALDDPFVRLTLESRAKLQANPCVTLLETTHGGHCAFLADADPARGDDGYWAEQTLLRFLLANA, encoded by the coding sequence ATGGCGGCTTCGACATCTGTGGCTGCAGCGCTCGACGCCACATTCCGTCCCCGACGGTTCCTTCGCAACGGCCATCTCCAGACGATCGTCGGCAACTTCCTGCGCCGGGTGGATGCGCTGCCGCCGCCGGTGCCATTCCTGGTTGAAGTGGCTCCAGCCCAAGGGAGCGAGCCGGCGAGTCAGGTCCTCTGCCACTGCCACTTCCAGGCGGCCGAAGTGAGAGCGGAACGGCCGACGGCGATCATTGTGCATGGGTTGGAAGGCTCGTCGAACTCGCAGTACGTCATCGGTAACGCGAACAAGCTGTGGCGCGCTGGCTGCAACATCATCCGCATGAACATGCGGAACTGTGGCGGCACGGAGCGCCTCTCGCCCACGCTCTATCACTCCGGCTTCTCGGGCGATGTCGATGCCGTCATGCGGTTCTTCCTCGCTCGCGAGGGCTTTACGAGCATGGCGCTGATCGGCTACTCGATGGGCGGAAATCTCGTTCTGAAGCTTGCGGGCGATCTGGGCGCGAACGCTCCTCCCGCATTGAAGTCCGTCATCGGGGTCTCGCCTGCGATCGATCTTGGACCTTCGGCTGACGCTCTGCATGAACCGCTGAACCGCGTCTACGAGATGAAGTTTCTGCGCTCGCTGGTCGCACGCTACCGGCGCAAGGCTGATATGTTTCCCGCGATCTACGATGCTTCCCGCGCGGATGGTCTGCGCTCTCTGCGCGACTTCGACGAGCGCGTCACCGCCTTCTACGCGGGCTTCACCGGTGCTGACGATTACTACTACCGCGCGGCCTCGGCCCGGGTGATCGATCGCATCGCGGTCCCGGCGCTGGTGCTGCATGCGCTCGACGATCCTTTCGTCCGGCTCACCCTGGAGAGCCGAGCCAAGCTGCAGGCGAATCCCTGCGTCACCTTGCTTGAGACCACGCACGGCGGCCACTGCGCCTTCCTGGCTGATGCCGATCCCGCCCGGGGTGACGACGGTTATTGGGCGGAGCAGACGCTGCTTCGCTTCCTGCTCGCCAACGCCTGA
- a CDS encoding beta strand repeat-containing protein has product MRNQSYWKIEAPGTVLFCGVVLLATVSGMARAATTPATPAAQTAVSTVDQSVVTISRDGSRREFKRQIRVFSKHAPKAAPASSPAKPKRAASTTPIVGQTGPGRSKPNLVPGYPNAVINSQSFGSTPVGGTSSTITLSYPYPAGVTEQNLTFAAGLNGFFGEATCNYPNPCTAPLAFQPNYPGLTTNAVISKDQNGNVIYETLLYATGTSPQLGFDLGDLRVSTGLTNQPDSVAVGPDGNYYITDASQNAVYKYTTSSGSSGQLDISGLGTPGGIAVDGAGTLYIADKTHNAILAYNEGFGTPTTLTTSTLSNPTGVGVDGTGAVYVADTGNNRVIKIDNQGTETTLASGIAPPTSLAVDSLGNVFYVDDQNGGEVTELPVAGGTAISIATGLGALNDIAVDAGERIYISTPNGDTLISPDGTQVEYGGGSNYGMAVDQAGNVITTQPGGSGLAITNRSASNFILTTQVGTTTTGGDTISNTGNMPLTLSNLAISGTVFTKDSSSVCVNGLVVQPGQKCDFSVDFSPPAAQSYQETYTATSNSLNDTTSTNGTTLYGYGTGVATAESLNINPNPVLTGQTVELIGTVSRTGTGVSGVTNGSTSFYDGTTLLGTVSQANGAEYAMYFTSALSAGTHSITSKYNGDTINAASTSAAQTLLVTAGNGSATTLQSGSESRQGQSVYFQMQVSASPAQSPVPTGTVTLTNTSASPAAVLGTITIDGNGAASLYYSKLPVGNAALVATYSGDANYAPSTSATDNFTVLARQATVTALTVSPTSVAYQTPITLTAMVGAGDSNLGGGQVFFCDTTLAVACNLSSNLGIAQISMETASATLKLAPGTIGTHSFTANFVQIAGIQSSVSSPQTVTVTGKYPSATSFTTTGSGGNYSATGTVVSTGSNTVAPTGMVSFLDTSNSNSVLGSVGLGAGAVGFSAATPASGANSTGEGSYGQAAGDFNGDGFQDLVVGNYEENTVSILLGKGDGTFQPEVKYNVGSEPERVLVADLNGDGNLDLVVANTGSSTISVLLGNGDGTFQMQVTYPCASPVGLGVMDVNGDGLPDVVAGDYYANTMSVLLGYGDGTLQTAVTYPTGSTPQTIAEGDFNGDGFVDVAVGNNGDNTVGIFLGNGDGTFQQMVTYAVGNGPQGVQTGDFNGDGKLDLAVTNHEDGTVSVLLGNGDGTFQTQVTYPVGGQPVGLVIADFNGDGKQDIAVGNTAQSSLTESILLGNGDGTFQTQLTYPTGNFPYGESSADFNGDGFPDVGVSNFSDGTSIVLLSQVTETATGTRNLTIGGSSDSTHAVEASYPGDANVSASVSPTTNLTGGGTVAAAQSATTLAITPAAPTAGQSVTFTVAVAGTEQVTPVPTGIVTLTNTAVTPAAVLGTVTLNGTGTGSFSTTALLAGTYTVVASYSGDTSYQASASTAQTLTIAKSAQTITFGTLGNQTYGAAPFALTATASSGLAVTYSLTGPATVTGSTVTITGVGQVVVTAAQLGNATYAAATSVSQSFTVAKAVLTATASNVSRTFGVANPALTYTTAGFVNGDTSAVIGGTATLATTATTTSPVGTYPITFATQALTATNYSFTYLPGTLTVQGGAAQTITFPAIPNHTVGDAPFTLTATASSGLAVSYAVTSGPATVAGSLVTLTGAGTVTIQATQAGNATYAAATPVSQTFTVSPAAAPTLSGLSPVGAVAGSAAQTVTLTGTNFTSTDQVKVNSAAVATTFVSATTLTAVIPASLLTEAGTLPVTVTDTASGDSTTVASFLVEVAPVVVFTGPSTAASGDQPMVTFQLKQPYAVPINCLLTLTFAPATTTGIDDPAVQFSSGGRTINVTLPAGSTTTPDVQFQAGTVAGTVTVTLTITADDVNVTPASVTPVVVTLPTVVPQISAAKVGSTTTAVTVTVTGFSNTREVKSAIFHFTPTPGNTISNPDVTIDVTSIFASWYNTPASNAYGSTFTYAQPFNLNADATTIMGVTVTLVNAVGNSVVTTATQ; this is encoded by the coding sequence TTGCGCAATCAGAGCTATTGGAAGATCGAGGCCCCGGGAACGGTATTGTTTTGCGGAGTGGTTTTGTTGGCAACCGTCAGTGGCATGGCTCGCGCCGCTACGACTCCAGCAACGCCTGCGGCACAAACAGCGGTCTCCACCGTGGACCAGAGTGTCGTAACGATCAGCAGGGACGGATCGCGGCGCGAGTTTAAACGGCAGATCCGGGTCTTTTCGAAGCATGCGCCGAAGGCCGCTCCCGCCTCTTCGCCGGCGAAGCCGAAGAGAGCTGCATCGACAACTCCAATCGTCGGCCAGACCGGGCCAGGGCGGTCGAAGCCGAATCTCGTGCCCGGATATCCGAATGCGGTGATCAACTCGCAGAGCTTCGGCAGTACGCCGGTGGGTGGAACTTCGTCGACGATCACGCTGTCGTATCCGTATCCGGCGGGAGTGACCGAGCAGAACCTCACCTTTGCAGCGGGGTTGAACGGCTTCTTCGGGGAGGCCACCTGCAACTACCCAAATCCGTGCACGGCTCCCCTCGCGTTTCAGCCGAATTATCCGGGATTGACGACGAACGCGGTGATCTCCAAAGACCAGAACGGCAACGTTATCTATGAGACTTTGCTCTACGCGACCGGGACCTCGCCGCAGCTTGGATTCGACCTGGGCGACTTGCGGGTCTCGACTGGGCTGACGAACCAGCCGGACAGCGTCGCGGTGGGCCCGGACGGAAACTACTACATCACCGACGCGTCACAGAACGCCGTGTACAAGTACACGACGAGTTCCGGTTCGTCGGGGCAGCTGGATATTTCGGGGCTGGGGACGCCGGGCGGCATCGCAGTCGATGGTGCCGGTACGCTCTACATCGCGGACAAGACGCATAACGCGATCCTCGCGTACAACGAGGGGTTCGGGACGCCGACGACGCTGACGACGAGCACGCTTTCGAATCCGACCGGGGTCGGAGTGGACGGGACGGGAGCGGTGTATGTCGCCGATACTGGGAACAACCGGGTCATCAAGATCGACAACCAGGGAACCGAGACAACGCTTGCGAGCGGGATTGCCCCGCCGACGAGCCTCGCGGTCGACTCCCTCGGAAACGTGTTTTACGTAGACGATCAGAATGGCGGAGAGGTAACAGAGCTGCCGGTGGCGGGCGGAACCGCAATTTCGATTGCGACTGGGCTGGGAGCTTTAAACGACATTGCAGTGGATGCAGGCGAGCGGATCTACATCTCGACCCCGAATGGCGACACCCTGATCAGCCCGGACGGGACGCAGGTCGAGTATGGTGGCGGGTCGAACTACGGGATGGCGGTTGACCAGGCCGGCAACGTCATTACGACGCAGCCGGGAGGCAGCGGTCTTGCGATTACGAACCGGTCGGCGTCGAACTTCATTCTGACGACGCAGGTTGGGACGACGACGACGGGCGGCGACACGATCTCGAATACGGGAAACATGCCGCTGACGTTGAGTAACCTCGCCATCAGCGGGACGGTGTTTACCAAGGACTCGTCTAGCGTCTGCGTGAACGGGCTTGTGGTGCAGCCGGGGCAAAAGTGCGATTTCTCGGTGGACTTTTCGCCACCGGCTGCGCAGAGCTACCAGGAGACGTACACCGCGACATCGAACAGTCTGAATGACACCACTTCGACGAACGGCACCACGCTCTATGGATATGGCACGGGAGTGGCTACGGCGGAGTCGCTCAATATCAATCCGAACCCAGTGCTCACGGGCCAGACGGTTGAGTTGATCGGCACGGTTTCGCGGACGGGCACAGGCGTTTCAGGGGTCACGAACGGCTCGACGAGCTTCTATGACGGCACGACGCTGCTTGGAACCGTAAGCCAGGCGAATGGGGCGGAGTACGCGATGTACTTTACCTCGGCCCTGTCGGCGGGCACGCACAGCATCACGTCGAAGTACAACGGCGACACGATCAACGCGGCGAGCACGAGCGCGGCGCAGACACTATTGGTGACGGCCGGAAATGGCTCTGCCACCACCCTGCAGTCCGGAAGCGAGTCTCGCCAGGGCCAGAGCGTCTACTTCCAGATGCAGGTGAGCGCCTCTCCGGCGCAGTCGCCCGTACCCACTGGAACGGTGACGCTGACCAATACCAGTGCCAGCCCCGCTGCAGTTCTCGGCACCATCACGATCGATGGGAACGGCGCCGCATCCCTCTACTATTCGAAGCTGCCGGTAGGCAACGCGGCCTTGGTAGCGACCTACAGTGGCGACGCGAACTATGCGCCGAGCACAAGTGCGACGGATAACTTCACGGTGCTTGCGCGACAGGCGACGGTCACGGCGTTGACGGTCAGCCCAACGTCGGTAGCGTACCAAACGCCGATCACTCTCACCGCGATGGTGGGAGCAGGCGACTCGAATTTGGGCGGAGGACAGGTATTCTTCTGCGATACGACTCTGGCAGTGGCCTGCAATTTGAGCTCGAATCTCGGCATTGCACAGATTTCGATGGAAACTGCCTCGGCGACTCTGAAGCTGGCTCCCGGAACAATTGGGACGCATAGCTTTACGGCAAACTTTGTGCAGATCGCCGGCATACAGTCCAGCGTGTCGTCGCCGCAGACGGTTACGGTGACCGGGAAGTACCCATCCGCCACAAGCTTCACGACGACCGGAAGCGGCGGAAACTATAGCGCGACCGGGACCGTGGTCAGCACGGGATCGAACACCGTCGCCCCGACAGGCATGGTCTCGTTCCTCGATACGAGTAACTCGAACTCGGTCCTGGGATCGGTTGGTCTGGGTGCGGGAGCGGTAGGATTCTCAGCGGCGACACCGGCGAGTGGAGCAAACTCCACCGGCGAAGGCTCTTACGGCCAGGCTGCGGGAGACTTCAACGGCGACGGCTTCCAGGACCTGGTGGTCGGCAACTACGAAGAGAACACCGTCAGCATCCTGCTGGGCAAGGGAGACGGGACGTTTCAGCCGGAGGTCAAGTACAACGTCGGCAGCGAGCCGGAACGGGTGCTGGTCGCTGACCTGAACGGCGATGGCAATCTAGATCTGGTCGTTGCGAACACGGGCAGCAGCACGATCAGCGTGCTGCTTGGGAACGGGGATGGGACCTTCCAGATGCAGGTGACGTATCCATGCGCTTCGCCGGTGGGTCTGGGTGTTATGGACGTCAACGGGGATGGACTCCCCGATGTGGTGGCCGGAGATTACTACGCCAATACGATGAGCGTGCTGCTCGGTTATGGCGACGGCACATTGCAGACAGCGGTGACTTATCCGACGGGCAGCACTCCGCAGACGATCGCTGAGGGCGATTTCAACGGCGACGGTTTTGTGGATGTCGCGGTGGGGAATAACGGAGATAACACGGTCGGGATCTTCCTGGGCAACGGCGACGGAACCTTCCAGCAGATGGTGACCTACGCGGTCGGAAATGGCCCGCAGGGAGTGCAGACGGGAGACTTCAACGGCGACGGCAAGCTGGATCTTGCCGTGACCAACCATGAAGACGGAACGGTCAGCGTGCTTCTCGGTAACGGCGATGGCACGTTCCAGACGCAGGTCACGTATCCGGTCGGAGGGCAGCCAGTCGGCCTGGTGATCGCAGACTTCAACGGCGACGGGAAGCAAGACATCGCCGTCGGGAATACAGCGCAATCGAGCCTGACGGAGAGCATTCTTCTGGGCAACGGCGATGGCACGTTCCAGACGCAGTTGACGTATCCGACAGGAAACTTCCCGTATGGCGAGTCCTCTGCGGACTTCAATGGGGACGGATTCCCGGACGTTGGCGTCTCGAACTTCAGCGACGGAACTTCTATCGTCCTATTGAGCCAGGTGACCGAGACCGCAACCGGAACGCGCAACCTGACCATCGGCGGAAGCAGCGACAGTACGCATGCGGTGGAAGCCAGCTATCCGGGCGACGCGAATGTTTCGGCGAGCGTTTCGCCGACCACGAACCTGACCGGTGGTGGAACCGTAGCCGCGGCACAAAGCGCGACGACGCTGGCGATTACGCCCGCAGCTCCAACTGCAGGCCAGAGTGTGACGTTCACGGTTGCGGTGGCAGGCACGGAGCAGGTAACCCCGGTGCCGACGGGGATAGTGACACTGACCAATACGGCCGTAACTCCTGCGGCGGTGTTAGGAACGGTAACGCTGAACGGCACGGGCACTGGCAGCTTCAGCACGACCGCGCTTTTGGCCGGAACCTACACCGTCGTGGCGAGCTATAGCGGCGACACGAGCTACCAGGCGAGCGCGAGCACGGCACAGACGCTAACGATCGCGAAGTCCGCGCAGACGATCACCTTTGGGACGCTCGGCAATCAGACGTACGGAGCGGCTCCGTTTGCGTTGACGGCCACAGCAAGCTCCGGGCTGGCGGTGACATACTCGCTGACAGGACCAGCGACCGTGACGGGATCGACGGTCACCATTACGGGAGTTGGTCAGGTTGTAGTGACAGCCGCGCAGTTGGGCAACGCAACCTATGCGGCGGCGACCTCCGTCTCGCAGAGCTTCACTGTGGCGAAGGCCGTGTTGACGGCCACGGCGAGCAACGTATCGCGTACCTTCGGAGTAGCAAATCCGGCGTTGACTTACACAACGGCCGGGTTTGTGAACGGAGATACATCGGCGGTGATCGGCGGCACGGCCACTTTGGCGACGACCGCGACAACCACGTCGCCGGTGGGGACCTATCCAATCACGTTCGCAACCCAGGCTCTGACGGCAACGAACTACAGCTTCACGTATCTGCCCGGAACGCTGACGGTGCAGGGTGGAGCGGCGCAGACGATCACCTTCCCGGCGATTCCCAACCACACAGTCGGTGACGCGCCGTTTACGCTCACGGCAACCGCTTCCTCGGGATTGGCGGTGAGCTACGCGGTGACCTCTGGACCGGCGACCGTTGCCGGAAGCCTGGTGACGCTGACGGGCGCGGGAACCGTGACGATCCAGGCAACTCAGGCCGGCAATGCGACGTACGCAGCGGCGACTCCAGTCTCACAAACCTTCACGGTGTCGCCTGCGGCGGCGCCGACGCTGTCTGGGCTGTCTCCCGTCGGCGCGGTCGCGGGAAGCGCGGCGCAGACGGTGACGTTGACAGGGACGAACTTCACCTCGACCGACCAGGTCAAGGTAAATTCGGCCGCGGTCGCGACGACCTTCGTGAGCGCAACGACGCTGACGGCGGTGATTCCGGCGAGCCTGCTGACGGAAGCGGGGACGTTGCCGGTGACGGTGACTGACACGGCCTCGGGAGACTCAACCACCGTGGCTAGCTTCCTGGTAGAGGTAGCGCCGGTGGTGGTCTTCACTGGGCCGTCGACGGCGGCCTCGGGCGATCAGCCGATGGTGACCTTCCAGTTGAAGCAGCCGTACGCGGTTCCGATCAACTGCCTGTTGACGTTGACCTTCGCTCCGGCCACAACGACCGGCATCGACGACCCGGCGGTGCAGTTCTCATCGGGCGGCAGAACGATCAACGTCACCCTGCCGGCGGGTTCGACTACGACCCCCGACGTCCAGTTCCAGGCCGGAACCGTTGCAGGGACGGTCACTGTCACACTCACCATCACTGCTGATGATGTGAATGTGACCCCTGCGAGCGTCACCCCCGTAGTGGTTACGCTTCCAACGGTGGTGCCGCAGATCTCGGCCGCCAAGGTTGGGAGTACGACGACAGCGGTCACTGTGACGGTGACCGGCTTCTCCAATACGCGTGAGGTGAAGTCAGCGATCTTCCACTTCACGCCTACTCCGGGAAATACGATCTCCAACCCCGACGTGACCATCGACGTTACCTCGATCTTCGCGAGCTGGTACAACACCCCGGCATCGAACGCTTATGGGTCGACGTTCACCTATGCCCAGCCGTTCAACCTGAACGCGGACGCGACGACGATCATGGGAGTGACCGTCACACTGGTGAATGCGGTAGGAAACTCGGTGGTCACGACTGCGACGCAATAA